A window from Moritella yayanosii encodes these proteins:
- the tsaA gene encoding tRNA (N6-threonylcarbamoyladenosine(37)-N6)-methyltransferase TrmO — protein sequence MKLELDTVGIIHTPYKEKFAIPRQPGLVSAAKAKLILSPPYDEADALRGIEQFSHVWLIFTFHKTMDKGWNPTVRPPRLGGNERLGVFATRSTFRPNPLGLSVAKLDSITIKNNQCILNLSGIDLVDGTPILDIKPYVPYADSLPDAQAGYATDAPIADMPVEFTDEALTQLSAQRKKHPELQIFIAQVLAQDPRPAYKKNKTARQEYGVKLYDFNVRWAVENNITTVFSIMKTVAKAVTESESSND from the coding sequence ATGAAACTAGAACTCGATACAGTTGGGATCATCCATACCCCATATAAAGAAAAATTTGCCATACCGCGTCAACCTGGTTTGGTTTCTGCAGCTAAAGCAAAACTCATTTTAAGTCCACCCTATGATGAAGCCGATGCGCTGCGCGGCATTGAACAATTTAGTCATGTGTGGCTGATTTTTACTTTTCATAAAACCATGGATAAAGGTTGGAACCCGACCGTACGTCCGCCACGTTTAGGTGGTAATGAACGTTTAGGCGTCTTTGCCACACGTTCGACTTTCCGTCCGAACCCATTAGGTTTATCGGTAGCGAAGTTAGATAGTATTACGATTAAAAATAATCAGTGCATTTTGAATTTATCCGGCATTGACCTGGTCGATGGTACACCGATTTTAGATATCAAACCTTATGTGCCTTATGCCGACAGTTTACCTGATGCGCAAGCGGGTTACGCGACAGATGCACCCATTGCTGATATGCCTGTCGAGTTTACCGATGAAGCCTTAACACAACTATCGGCGCAACGAAAAAAACATCCTGAATTGCAGATCTTTATTGCGCAAGTATTGGCGCAAGATCCGCGGCCGGCCTATAAAAAGAATAAAACAGCCCGCCAAGAATACGGCGTTAAACTGTATGACTTTAATGTGCGTTGGGCAGTGGAAAATAATATCACCACGGTATTTTCTATTATGAAAACAGTAGCTAAAGCAGTCACTGAATCGGAAAGCAGCAATGATTGA
- a CDS encoding GGDEF domain-containing protein — MDNLSIINTPKTHTYYGFTAPKRQHKLTSSQTIATLKKLQTSLDVDSLLHNFAAIAAQHVRFTALSFTDEMNHIHLKTDCSATFQQNYHLAVAGKDLGSLLYGSVKPLKISELSILKELHQLLETNLMHALMLQEMQVRIMKDHLTGLDNRASFDENIKRSYSLCQRHKSNMALLVTDLNDFKRVNDTYGHPFGDKILKHYAHVLQRSIRNSDVAFRLGGDEFAIILQPASVQSTRLVIERIDSEIKNDVLLSEFNITSAIGSATWRAGETIESLFKLADEDLYNNKFNSK; from the coding sequence ATGGATAACTTAAGCATCATCAATACCCCTAAAACACATACATATTATGGGTTTACTGCACCAAAACGGCAGCATAAATTGACGTCTTCGCAAACCATTGCTACTTTAAAAAAATTACAGACCAGCTTAGATGTCGATTCTTTGTTACATAATTTTGCCGCTATAGCGGCACAGCATGTCCGTTTTACCGCACTGAGCTTTACCGATGAAATGAACCACATCCATTTAAAAACAGACTGCTCTGCGACGTTTCAACAAAACTACCATTTGGCGGTAGCAGGTAAAGATCTTGGCTCCTTGCTGTATGGCTCAGTAAAACCATTGAAGATTAGTGAACTGAGCATATTAAAAGAACTACATCAGCTATTAGAGACCAACCTGATGCATGCCTTGATGTTGCAAGAAATGCAGGTCAGGATCATGAAAGATCATCTAACCGGTTTAGATAATCGCGCCAGTTTTGATGAAAACATTAAACGTTCTTACAGTCTCTGCCAACGTCATAAATCAAACATGGCGTTATTAGTGACTGACTTAAATGATTTCAAACGGGTAAATGACACTTATGGTCATCCCTTTGGGGATAAGATCCTGAAACATTATGCGCACGTATTACAGCGTAGTATTCGTAATAGTGATGTGGCATTTCGATTGGGTGGTGATGAGTTTGCGATCATCCTACAACCAGCCTCAGTCCAGTCAACACGCTTAGTCATCGAGCGTATTGATAGTGAAATTAAAAATGATGTTTTGCTTAGCGAATTTAATATCACGTCGGCAATAGGCTCAGCAACTTGGCGTGCAGGTGAAACCATTGAAAGTTTGTTTAAACTCGCCGATGAAGACCTTTATAACAATAAATTCAACTCCAAATAA
- a CDS encoding cation:proton antiporter domain-containing protein, with the protein MFIDIILLLSLAVALVALFQRIHLPPVLAYLATGVIAGPFGFQLIVEQEDIELFAELGVVFLMFSLGLEFSLPRLLSMRHLVLGLGGGQVMSVGVLFTVLGVFASLYWSQAFVVASALLMSSTAIVIKQLAESKLLNTRMSKLSISVLLFQDIAVVPFLIMIPLLAQQSGNVTLIAEQMGWALVKGLFAVSLILSVGRWILPAVFKEIALTRSDELFVMSTLLVALIAGLVTHWLGLSMALGAFLAGMMLGEGPYRHQLEADIRPFRDVLMGLFFITIGMLLNLPSLLADWPRLIMVLVVMMLTKIILVFILAKLLGESSSNALSTGLVLAQMGEFGFVLLALAGKLALLPLPLISTLVGVGIISMAMTPWLINCHQEVVRRLLFQSKPRSKSGLSPPLPGQYMDHVIVCGYGRGGQTIARFLKIEGIPYTVIDRDPVRVQEALNGGEKIEFGDASRREIQMMLGVEKAKSIIITFKDTEKAIELLKIVKPLTEAKVLVRTTDDSNIQKLHDAGATDVVPESLEGSLMMVSHVLAISGVPIKRILKRLQYERQGHYNHLHGFYFGGESTMSFEESEVLEQLHAIRLEFGAYAIGKTVAEVKLKEVSYRAIRRQGVELTQVHQDFIFEVGDVVLLCGPSRYVKRAEHCLLGGWAD; encoded by the coding sequence TTGTTTATTGATATCATTCTATTACTTTCTCTCGCGGTTGCGCTTGTCGCGTTATTTCAGCGTATTCACCTACCGCCGGTTCTGGCTTATCTGGCGACCGGTGTGATTGCCGGGCCTTTTGGTTTTCAATTGATTGTTGAACAAGAGGATATTGAATTGTTTGCCGAGTTGGGCGTCGTTTTTCTGATGTTCTCATTGGGTCTAGAGTTTTCTCTGCCTCGGTTATTATCGATGCGGCATCTGGTATTAGGGCTTGGTGGTGGTCAGGTGATGAGTGTCGGTGTGCTTTTTACTGTGCTGGGTGTATTTGCTTCATTGTATTGGTCACAAGCATTTGTGGTGGCTTCGGCGTTGTTAATGTCATCGACCGCGATCGTGATCAAGCAGTTGGCAGAATCGAAGCTACTCAATACCCGCATGTCGAAATTGTCGATCAGTGTACTGTTATTTCAAGACATCGCTGTTGTCCCTTTTCTTATTATGATCCCTTTGTTGGCGCAGCAAAGTGGCAATGTTACCTTGATTGCCGAGCAGATGGGTTGGGCATTGGTTAAAGGCTTGTTTGCGGTATCTCTGATCCTATCAGTAGGGCGTTGGATCTTACCGGCGGTGTTTAAAGAAATTGCCTTAACCCGTTCTGATGAATTATTTGTGATGTCGACCTTATTAGTGGCGTTAATTGCAGGGCTGGTCACCCATTGGTTAGGGTTGTCGATGGCATTAGGGGCTTTTTTAGCGGGCATGATGCTAGGCGAGGGACCTTATCGACACCAGCTCGAAGCTGATATTCGCCCTTTTCGTGATGTATTAATGGGGCTGTTCTTTATTACTATTGGTATGTTACTCAACTTACCGAGTTTGCTGGCCGATTGGCCGCGCTTGATCATGGTACTGGTGGTGATGATGTTAACTAAGATCATCTTGGTATTCATCCTTGCCAAGCTGCTCGGTGAAAGTAGCAGTAATGCCCTTAGTACTGGACTGGTGTTAGCGCAAATGGGCGAGTTTGGTTTTGTACTACTGGCATTAGCAGGCAAGTTAGCATTATTACCCTTACCGTTAATTTCGACGCTGGTGGGCGTTGGGATCATCAGTATGGCGATGACACCTTGGTTAATTAATTGCCACCAAGAGGTCGTTAGGCGGTTGTTATTTCAGTCTAAGCCGAGATCTAAAAGTGGATTGTCACCACCACTTCCAGGGCAATATATGGATCATGTGATTGTTTGTGGTTATGGTCGCGGCGGCCAAACTATCGCCCGTTTCTTAAAAATTGAGGGCATTCCTTATACGGTGATCGATCGTGATCCAGTGCGGGTACAGGAAGCTTTAAATGGGGGTGAAAAAATTGAGTTTGGTGATGCCAGTCGCCGCGAAATTCAAATGATGCTGGGGGTCGAAAAAGCCAAGTCGATCATTATTACCTTCAAAGACACCGAAAAAGCCATCGAGTTATTAAAGATCGTCAAACCTTTAACCGAAGCCAAGGTATTAGTGCGAACCACCGATGATTCCAATATTCAAAAATTACATGATGCGGGGGCGACAGATGTGGTGCCTGAATCGTTAGAAGGTAGTTTGATGATGGTATCGCATGTACTGGCTATTTCAGGGGTGCCGATCAAACGTATTTTGAAGCGATTACAGTACGAACGGCAAGGCCATTATAACCATTTACACGGTTTTTATTTTGGTGGCGAAAGTACGATGTCTTTTGAAGAAAGTGAAGTACTAGAACAATTACACGCTATTCGCCTTGAGTTTGGTGCTTATGCGATTGGTAAAACCGTTGCCGAAGTAAAATTAAAAGAAGTCAGTTATCGAGCCATTCGTCGACAAGGGGTTGAGCTTACTCAGGTTCATCAGGACTTCATCTTCGAAGTGGGTGATGTGGTCCTGCTTTGTGGGCCTTCACGTTATGTCAAACGGGCGGAACATTGTTTGTTAGGCGGTTGGGCAGATTAG
- the rcsF gene encoding Rcs stress response system protein RcsF gives MKYLLLLTILLSGCSNYPLQTNLDKNNFTEYFSISGVEYYTASTLQNHHVEQLGLVEGESCQSAENLPPAEQQQAKIATKRKAAALNANGIIIRSCIAPPASKACLSSYVCYGDAIKVTPLTRSNNDSE, from the coding sequence ATGAAATATTTACTATTATTGACGATACTCTTGAGTGGTTGCAGCAACTATCCGCTACAAACCAACTTAGATAAAAATAATTTTACCGAATACTTCTCAATTTCTGGCGTCGAGTATTACACCGCTAGCACACTACAAAATCATCACGTTGAACAGCTTGGTTTAGTCGAAGGCGAAAGCTGTCAATCTGCCGAAAATTTGCCACCAGCAGAACAACAACAAGCCAAAATAGCCACCAAGCGCAAGGCCGCTGCACTGAATGCCAATGGTATTATTATCCGTTCATGTATCGCCCCACCCGCATCAAAAGCCTGTCTCAGCAGTTATGTGTGTTATGGCGATGCGATCAAGGTAACCCCTTTAACCCGCAGTAATAACGATAGCGAATAA
- a CDS encoding transglycosylase SLT domain-containing protein, protein MKKTLRLAALIMVSSVLFGCASQPRNPENICDIFIEKYDWYEAAIDSKDKWGVPVHVPMAMMYQESSFKHNAQPPMQYWWIIPTGRASSAYGFAQAKTITWGDYVKETGNSWSSRADFHDAMDFMGWFINKSQKINGVSKWDAEKQYLNYHEGWGGYKRKSYNQKPWLKKVAKKVNKRSLKYAGQYRTCKEDLDSNWLWRLFFL, encoded by the coding sequence ATGAAAAAAACACTGAGATTAGCTGCACTTATAATGGTCAGCAGCGTATTGTTTGGTTGTGCTTCGCAACCTCGTAATCCGGAAAATATTTGCGATATTTTTATTGAAAAATACGATTGGTACGAAGCGGCCATCGACAGTAAAGACAAATGGGGCGTGCCTGTGCATGTGCCGATGGCGATGATGTATCAAGAGAGCTCATTTAAGCATAATGCCCAGCCACCGATGCAATATTGGTGGATCATTCCGACGGGCCGCGCCAGCTCTGCTTATGGTTTTGCGCAAGCGAAAACCATAACTTGGGGCGATTATGTGAAGGAGACCGGCAATAGTTGGTCAAGTCGTGCTGATTTCCATGATGCCATGGATTTTATGGGCTGGTTTATTAACAAATCTCAAAAAATCAACGGTGTATCTAAGTGGGATGCAGAAAAACAATACCTCAATTACCACGAAGGATGGGGCGGTTATAAGCGTAAAAGCTATAATCAGAAACCTTGGTTGAAGAAAGTCGCCAAGAAAGTGAATAAGCGTTCATTGAAATATGCAGGTCAATATCGCACCTGTAAAGAGGACCTCGATTCTAACTGGTTGTGGCGTCTATTCTTCTTATAG
- a CDS encoding zinc/cadmium/mercury/lead-transporting ATPase, with the protein MSCNGNAAAATTVKATPGCCANDHSNTHVHEHQHSDEHHSTSASRRRDSCCAHSESNEIIADDEEPESRSLTARLSWLVTGMDCPSCARKVEKAVQALPQVKQCRVAFATEKLLVDIAHDNSSTAVDSIKMQVNDAVVNVGFKLQQVGKKPTNTDDASLQQNLREHWHAITLVSAIVIAAILTQFNGDASQWLFTFASVFGVIPVINRSIKLARSGTPFAIETLMSVATVGALILGETAESAMVLVLFMVGEKLESFAAGKARKGIKSLMSLVPEEATTIVDDKRIVVAASDLQPGDIIEIKPGDRLPADGALLASGISFDESALTGESVPVEHQADDIVMAGSLAVNRLARLRVVSESGHNAIDRILHLIEEAEENKAPIERFLDRFSRWYTPAMMFLALLVVVVPPLLFGGDWTEWVYKGLTLLLIACPCALVISTPAAVTSALSSASKRGVLVKGGAALEQIGRIQQIAFDKTGTLTQGVPAVTSVVSFIDDEAKVLQLAASIEQTSNHPLATAILAHAELKSVALLAVSNDQTLAGLGVQGEVQLGGSAQLIKLLAPHHMTAQLAELAHVRTVIEDLENGGNTTVVVLQDEQVIGLVALADSIRDDARQAVEQLQKLGINTVMLTGDNRRTAKVIADSLGMEFRAELLPEDKSRIVGELSQDKDTAMVGDGINDAPAMKSASLGIAMGGGTDVALEAADVALMHNRLIELPQMVELGQATLTNIKQNISLAVGLKAIFLVTTLLGVTGLWVAILADSGATALVTANALRLLRK; encoded by the coding sequence ATGTCATGTAACGGTAACGCTGCAGCAGCGACTACAGTAAAAGCAACGCCAGGATGTTGTGCTAACGATCACAGCAACACGCACGTACACGAACACCAGCACAGTGATGAACACCATTCAACATCGGCAAGCCGTCGTCGTGATTCTTGCTGCGCACACTCAGAATCAAATGAAATTATTGCAGATGATGAGGAACCCGAGTCCCGTAGTTTAACCGCCCGTTTATCTTGGTTAGTGACTGGCATGGATTGCCCAAGTTGTGCCCGTAAAGTAGAAAAAGCCGTTCAAGCCTTACCCCAAGTTAAGCAATGCCGTGTTGCATTCGCGACCGAAAAATTACTTGTTGATATCGCTCACGACAATAGCAGTACTGCTGTTGATAGTATAAAAATGCAAGTCAATGACGCCGTCGTTAATGTCGGTTTCAAGTTACAACAAGTGGGTAAAAAGCCCACCAACACTGACGATGCTTCATTACAGCAAAACCTGCGCGAGCATTGGCATGCTATTACCTTGGTCAGTGCAATTGTTATTGCCGCTATTCTGACGCAATTTAATGGCGATGCTAGTCAGTGGTTATTTACCTTTGCGAGTGTGTTTGGTGTTATTCCTGTTATTAACCGCTCGATTAAATTAGCCCGTTCGGGTACCCCATTTGCCATCGAAACATTGATGTCAGTGGCGACTGTTGGTGCCCTTATCTTAGGGGAAACCGCGGAATCTGCGATGGTATTAGTACTGTTCATGGTGGGTGAAAAACTGGAATCGTTTGCCGCAGGTAAAGCACGTAAAGGTATTAAGTCATTAATGTCGCTGGTGCCTGAAGAAGCCACCACAATTGTGGATGATAAGCGTATAGTCGTCGCCGCAAGTGATTTACAACCAGGCGATATTATCGAAATTAAACCCGGTGATAGGCTACCTGCTGACGGTGCGTTATTAGCATCTGGTATTAGTTTTGACGAAAGTGCGTTAACGGGGGAATCAGTCCCTGTTGAACACCAAGCTGACGATATTGTGATGGCGGGTAGTCTGGCGGTGAACCGTCTCGCGCGATTACGTGTGGTATCAGAGTCGGGTCACAATGCGATTGATCGTATTTTACATCTCATTGAAGAAGCTGAAGAAAACAAAGCGCCAATCGAACGTTTCCTGGATAGATTCAGTCGTTGGTATACACCGGCAATGATGTTCCTCGCGTTATTGGTCGTCGTCGTGCCACCCCTATTATTTGGTGGTGATTGGACTGAGTGGGTATATAAAGGCTTAACATTGCTACTGATTGCGTGTCCTTGTGCCTTGGTTATTTCAACACCCGCAGCGGTAACATCGGCATTATCATCCGCCAGTAAACGTGGCGTATTAGTGAAAGGTGGCGCGGCGCTCGAACAGATTGGTCGTATCCAACAAATCGCCTTTGATAAAACCGGTACCTTGACCCAAGGCGTACCAGCAGTAACCAGCGTGGTGAGCTTTATTGATGATGAAGCCAAAGTATTACAACTTGCTGCCAGTATTGAGCAAACCTCAAATCACCCACTGGCAACTGCGATCCTCGCTCATGCAGAACTCAAATCAGTGGCTTTATTGGCCGTTAGCAATGACCAAACGTTAGCGGGTTTAGGTGTGCAAGGTGAAGTACAACTGGGTGGTTCGGCACAGTTAATTAAACTGCTTGCGCCGCATCACATGACCGCGCAGCTTGCCGAATTAGCACATGTACGCACGGTTATCGAAGATCTTGAAAATGGGGGTAATACTACGGTTGTTGTACTGCAAGATGAGCAAGTTATTGGTTTAGTCGCGCTGGCTGATAGTATTCGTGACGATGCCCGTCAAGCGGTGGAACAACTGCAAAAACTCGGTATTAATACGGTGATGCTAACCGGTGATAACCGCCGCACCGCGAAAGTGATTGCTGATTCGTTAGGCATGGAATTCCGCGCCGAGCTATTGCCAGAAGACAAATCTCGCATTGTCGGGGAACTGAGCCAAGACAAAGATACCGCGATGGTTGGGGATGGTATTAACGATGCACCAGCCATGAAAAGTGCCAGCTTAGGTATTGCGATGGGCGGTGGGACCGATGTCGCGTTAGAAGCGGCTGATGTAGCACTCATGCATAATCGGTTAATTGAATTACCACAAATGGTGGAACTGGGTCAGGCGACCCTTACCAATATTAAACAAAATATTAGTTTAGCCGTTGGGCTTAAAGCGATATTCTTGGTGACAACCCTGTTAGGGGTTACTGGATTGTGGGTGGCTATCTTAGCAGATTCTGGTGCGACTGCATTGGTAACAGCAAATGCACTAAGACTATTACGTAAATAA
- a CDS encoding proline--tRNA ligase produces MRSSNYLLSTLKETPNDAEVVSHQLMLRAGMVRRLASGLYTWLPTGLRVLRKVENIVREEMNKAGAVETLMPVVQPADLWQETGRIDQFGPELLRIKDRHNRSFVLGPTHEEVITDIARKEINSYKQLPLTLYQIQTKFRDEVRPRFGVMRAREFIMKDAYSFHISDECLNETYNKMHQAYCNIFDRIGLEYRPVLADTGSIGGAVSHEFHVLAESGEDDIVFSDGSDYAANIEKAEALAPAGERPAATQALAVVDTPDAHSIEDVCKLLSVDATQTVKTLLVAAEAEKGEAQGVVALVVRGDHTLNEVKAEKIAGVASPLTFANEEQVQAAANCDAGSIGPQGLNCPVIVDRSAAHLADFVCGANVNGQHMTGANWDRDISDYTVADIRNVVEGEPSPCGKGTLSIKRGIEVGHIFQLGTKYAEAMNAGVLNMQGKQQIMTMGCYGIGVSRIVAAAIEQNNDEHGIIWNESIAPFKVSIIPMNMHKSADVKEAAEKIYADLQAAGIEVLFDDRKERPGVMFADSELIGIPHNIIIGDRSLKNGLVEHKLRLTGDKTEVAVADIVAHIKSLLA; encoded by the coding sequence ATGCGTAGCAGCAATTACTTGCTTTCAACTTTGAAAGAAACTCCAAATGACGCTGAAGTAGTTAGCCACCAGCTAATGCTTCGTGCAGGTATGGTTCGCCGTCTGGCATCAGGCTTATACACTTGGTTACCGACAGGCTTACGAGTTTTACGCAAAGTAGAAAACATCGTACGTGAAGAGATGAACAAAGCAGGTGCTGTTGAAACCTTAATGCCTGTCGTACAGCCCGCAGACTTATGGCAAGAAACGGGTCGTATTGACCAGTTTGGTCCAGAATTGCTACGCATCAAAGATCGTCACAACCGTTCTTTTGTTTTAGGTCCGACACACGAAGAAGTGATCACCGACATTGCACGTAAAGAGATCAACAGCTACAAACAACTGCCGTTGACCCTTTACCAGATCCAAACTAAATTCCGTGATGAAGTTCGTCCTCGTTTCGGTGTGATGCGTGCACGTGAATTCATCATGAAAGATGCGTATTCGTTCCATATCTCAGATGAATGTCTAAACGAAACGTACAACAAAATGCATCAAGCATATTGCAACATCTTCGATCGTATTGGCCTAGAGTACCGTCCTGTACTTGCTGATACCGGTTCAATTGGTGGTGCTGTATCTCACGAATTCCACGTACTTGCAGAAAGCGGCGAAGACGATATCGTCTTCTCTGACGGCAGCGATTACGCAGCAAACATCGAAAAAGCAGAAGCACTCGCACCTGCTGGCGAACGACCTGCGGCAACGCAAGCGCTAGCGGTTGTTGATACGCCAGATGCACACAGCATCGAAGACGTTTGCAAATTATTAAGCGTTGACGCAACACAAACAGTGAAAACACTGCTGGTAGCTGCTGAAGCAGAAAAAGGCGAAGCACAAGGCGTTGTTGCACTGGTAGTACGTGGCGATCACACACTAAACGAAGTGAAAGCAGAGAAAATTGCTGGCGTTGCGTCTCCGTTAACATTTGCTAACGAAGAGCAAGTCCAAGCAGCAGCTAACTGCGATGCAGGTTCTATCGGTCCTCAAGGTCTGAACTGCCCTGTTATTGTGGATCGTTCAGCTGCCCACCTAGCAGACTTTGTTTGTGGTGCCAACGTTAATGGTCAACACATGACTGGCGCTAACTGGGATCGTGATATTAGCGATTACACAGTGGCAGATATTCGTAACGTGGTTGAAGGTGAGCCTAGCCCATGTGGTAAAGGTACACTGTCAATTAAACGTGGTATCGAAGTGGGTCACATCTTCCAACTTGGTACTAAATACGCAGAAGCAATGAATGCTGGCGTATTGAACATGCAAGGCAAACAACAGATCATGACAATGGGTTGTTATGGTATTGGTGTTTCTCGTATCGTTGCAGCAGCAATCGAACAGAACAACGATGAACACGGTATTATCTGGAACGAGTCAATCGCACCATTTAAAGTATCTATCATCCCAATGAACATGCACAAATCAGCAGACGTGAAAGAAGCCGCAGAGAAAATCTACGCTGACCTGCAAGCGGCTGGTATCGAAGTGCTATTCGATGATCGTAAAGAGCGTCCAGGTGTTATGTTCGCAGATTCTGAACTTATTGGTATCCCACACAACATCATCATTGGTGATCGTAGCCTGAAAAATGGCCTAGTTGAACATAAACTACGTCTAACAGGTGATAAGACTGAAGTTGCTGTTGCTGATATCGTCGCGCACATTAAAAGCCTACTAGCATAA
- a CDS encoding patatin-like phospholipase family protein: MTDTKQGLLLTGGGARAAYQVGALKAIAEFYPRNHGTPFKIITGTSAGAINSCAIACYASCFRLGVKKLEYIWNNFHANQVFQCRFDEISRHLLLTFLSKFQSPHVARQPVSLLNNKPLHQLLDRYLDMRRIDINIQRQHLDAISITASDYNNGDSISFFQGNQQLQEWQRARRSGLRTRLHPHHLLASSAIPLVFPCTQIGRDFYGDGSVHQLSPLSPAIHLGAEKILVIGAEQPPQTFKQGEVRQTPSGADIAGHLLDTIFTDTLNSDIERLSRINDTLSLTPSSQQSSLSMKPIGLFRIANEHDINAIADKYFHDLPITIRTLLRTIGVNQGSNSSITSYLMFEQNYTRELISLGYQDVLKQELELRAFLNI, encoded by the coding sequence ATGACAGACACGAAACAAGGATTGTTACTGACTGGCGGTGGCGCGAGGGCGGCGTATCAAGTCGGTGCGCTCAAAGCCATTGCCGAATTCTATCCGCGTAATCACGGTACACCTTTTAAAATCATCACAGGTACATCGGCAGGGGCAATCAACAGTTGTGCCATCGCTTGTTATGCCAGTTGCTTCCGCTTGGGGGTGAAAAAGCTTGAATACATCTGGAATAACTTCCACGCCAACCAAGTATTTCAATGCCGTTTTGATGAAATATCACGGCACTTGCTGCTGACCTTCTTATCCAAATTCCAATCGCCGCATGTGGCGCGCCAACCGGTATCCCTGCTTAACAATAAACCCTTACATCAACTGCTGGATCGGTATTTAGATATGCGCCGCATCGATATCAACATTCAACGCCAGCACCTGGATGCTATTTCGATTACCGCGTCTGACTATAACAACGGTGATTCCATTAGTTTCTTTCAAGGTAATCAACAGTTACAAGAATGGCAGCGGGCGCGTCGCAGTGGTTTACGTACGCGCTTACATCCCCACCATCTGCTAGCCTCGTCCGCGATCCCCTTGGTCTTTCCTTGTACCCAGATAGGCCGTGATTTTTATGGTGACGGTTCGGTGCATCAGCTATCACCACTCAGTCCTGCCATCCACCTTGGTGCAGAGAAGATACTGGTAATAGGTGCAGAGCAGCCACCGCAGACATTCAAACAAGGAGAAGTACGGCAAACCCCATCCGGGGCCGATATCGCGGGGCATCTGCTTGATACTATCTTTACCGATACCTTAAACTCGGACATCGAGCGGTTGAGCCGTATTAATGATACGCTCTCGTTAACACCCTCGTCACAGCAATCGTCGTTAAGCATGAAACCCATCGGTTTGTTTCGAATCGCCAATGAGCATGATATTAATGCTATTGCCGATAAATACTTTCACGATCTGCCGATCACCATCCGTACCCTGCTACGTACCATCGGCGTTAACCAAGGTAGCAATTCTTCCATTACCTCTTACTTGATGTTTGAACAAAATTATACGCGGGAGTTAATTAGTTTAGGCTATCAAGATGTGCTAAAACAAGAACTGGAATTAAGAGCATTTTTAAATATATAA
- a CDS encoding HD domain-containing protein, whose translation MRNLLIEFLTQQGGADRAHDIDHIERVVATARQLGEREGAELAILEPAAWLHDCVSVAKDHPQRQQASLLAADRAVAYLQEINYPQQYHRAIHHAIVAHSFSADITPETLEAKILQDADRMDALGAIGIARCILVGGKLNRQLYSSIDPLCTEREPDDSVYTLDHFFTKLLTLGDSMHTQAAKAEAQRRSVYMRDFLVQLQSEL comes from the coding sequence ATGCGCAATCTGTTGATTGAATTTTTAACCCAACAGGGCGGTGCTGATCGCGCCCATGATATCGATCATATTGAACGGGTGGTGGCGACCGCGAGGCAATTGGGCGAGCGTGAAGGCGCAGAGCTGGCGATCTTAGAGCCTGCAGCCTGGTTGCATGACTGTGTTTCAGTTGCTAAAGATCACCCGCAGCGCCAGCAAGCCTCGTTGTTAGCTGCCGATCGTGCTGTGGCGTACTTACAAGAGATTAACTACCCTCAGCAATACCACAGGGCTATTCATCATGCCATCGTCGCACATAGCTTTAGTGCTGATATTACGCCAGAAACGTTGGAGGCGAAAATATTACAAGATGCTGATCGTATGGATGCACTCGGTGCTATTGGTATCGCCCGTTGCATTTTAGTCGGGGGCAAGCTAAACCGTCAGTTGTATAGCAGTATTGATCCACTTTGTACAGAACGTGAACCGGATGACAGTGTGTATACTCTCGATCATTTTTTTACCAAGCTACTAACGCTGGGTGATAGCATGCACACACAGGCGGCAAAGGCTGAAGCACAACGACGCAGTGTGTATATGCGTGACTTCTTAGTCCAACTGCAGTCGGAATTGTGA